A stretch of the Diadema setosum chromosome 16, eeDiaSeto1, whole genome shotgun sequence genome encodes the following:
- the LOC140239856 gene encoding uncharacterized protein has translation MEGPLENKSDEMNHTAQPSQLFEGPLKEPCTTDAKNESVLHRGDKDDSSDDDDDLPLAVLIKPGKNHITQPRQHGSDKDVSGDSGVHPGPETDLLMYGEWKRDKSRNVVKLTEVKCIGLPLPGNTIEMKCGKRRKDIWKATIIDTEEIYDDDCSDDEAPSTSSYIEKEEESPRANSTQQEMNHTAQPRQLFEGPLKELSTTDAKNESVLHRGDKDDSSDDNDDLPLAVLIKPGKNHITQPRQHGSDKDDSGDDDDDLPLAELIKPGMDDINQATEPMQLSEDSIEKSVGTANDKDGGDESPLPELTPKGMDHIYQATEPMQFSGDSIEEAVGTDTNDEDGGDESSLPELISGHTQMECDAMHSCIERNKRGVTIHHPDQWIPVIQTARNRNRYEVTHMTKEDFLDLRQLTTPCVKYMKKDRAGNPVNWLKIRQIRVQRTDPSVIKIKYDFNEDFVEVRVSGSSRRNDMRLPLLYKQHLALSREKKRDFLSLCKDNIIPSMYHSYYENLTTEVQQSQSDESEEEENDGHMHQTSEQ, from the exons ATGGAAGGGCCTCTGGAGAACAAGTCTGATG AAATGAACCACACAGCCCAGCCCAGCCAACTTTTCGAAGGCCCACTTAAGGAACCTTGTACTACCGATGCCAAGAATGAATCAGTGCTTCATCGTGGTGACAAAGACGACAGCAGTGACGACGACGATGACTTGCCCCTAGCAGTATTGATTAAGCCAG GAAAGAACCACATAACCCAGCCCAGACAACATGGTAGTGACAAAGACGTCAGTGGTGACAGTGGTGTTCACCCTGGACCTGAAACTGACCTCTTGATGTATGGGGAATGGAAAAGAGATAAATCCCGCAATGTCGTCAAACTGACTGAGGTGAAATGTATCGGACTTCCTCTACCAGGGAATAcaatagaaatgaaatgtgGTAAAAGGAGGAAGGACATCTGGAAGGCGACAATTATAGACACTGAGGAAATTTATGATGATGACTGCAGTGATGATGAAGCCCCAAGTACCAGCTCCTACATCGAAAAAGAAGAGGAGTCTCCTCGTGCTAATTCAACCCAACAAG AAATGAACCACACAGCCCAGCCCAGACAACTTTTCGAAGGCCCACTTAAGGAACTTTCTACTACCGATGCCAAGAATGAATCAGTGCTTCATCGTGGTGACAAAGACGACAGCAGTGACGACAACGATGACTTGCCCCTAGCAGTATTGATTAAGCCAG GAAAGAACCACATAACCCAGCCCAGACAACATGGTAGTGACAAAGACGACAGTggtgacgacgacgacgacttGCCCCTAGCAGAATTGATTAAGCCAG gaatggaTGACATTAACCAGGCCACTGAGCCCATGCAACTTTCTGAAGACTCAATTGAGAAATCAGTGGGAACAGCCAATGACAAGGATGGTGGAGATGAGTCACCTCTACCAGAATTGACCCCAAAAG gaatggaCCACATTTACCAGGCCACTGAGCCCATGCAATTTTCTGGAGACTCTATTGAGGAAGCGGTGGGAACAGATACTAATGACGAGGATGGTGGAGATGAGTCATCTCTACCAGAATTGATCAGCGGACATACTCAAATGGAATGTGACGCGATGCATTCCTGCATCGAAAGGAACAAAAGGGGAGTGACAATCCATCACCCCGACCAGTGGATACCAGTTATTCAAACAGCAAGGAACAGGAATCGGTATGAAGTTACCCACATGACGAAAGAGGACTTCCTTGATCTGCGTCAGTTGACAACACCCTGTGTGAAGTACATGAAGAAAGACAGGGCTGGCAATCCCGTCAACTGGTTGAAAATTCGTCAGATCCGCGTACAGAGGACAGACCCCTCTGTCATCAAAATAAAGTATGATTTCAACGAAGACTTCGTAGAAGTTCGCGTCTCGGGCTCAAGTCGAAGAAATGACATGCGTCTGCCTCTGTTGTACAAGCAACATCTCGCCCTCTCAAGGGAAAAGAAGCGAGATTTTCTTAGTTTGTGCAAGGACAACATTATCCCATCGATGTATCACAGCTACTATGAAAACCTCACGACAGAGGTACAACAGTCTCAGAGTGATGAATCCGAGGAGGAGGAAAATGATGGACACATGCATCAAACATCCGAACAGTGA